Proteins co-encoded in one Deltaproteobacteria bacterium genomic window:
- a CDS encoding sigma-54-dependent Fis family transcriptional regulator yields the protein MKTKGRVFLLDDDDLIVSMLARALKADGYEVQAETDPQGILDRIRPFAPDIVMLDLKLPGISGMEILKEIVDRGIGTQVVMLTSDDSAESAVKAMKIGAVDYLTKPFDMDEVKIVVNAIMEKGNLKQEVEYLRKISTDLAYKEIVGGSSVIRKLKEKAEKLAQAGVPSVMITGENGTGKEIFARFIHNTMRGESASGYAPFVGVNCAAIPESLIESELFGHEKGSFTDAKTEKKGVFELASQGSILLDEIGDMKPSLQAKLLRVLEERKVRRVGGKHDIAIDATVFATTNRNLEESVEKGEFRIDLYYRLNVFAFHVPPLRERQDDIVPLTRHFLEFFAAKYNRTPIKDISPAAGKLLLSYGWPGNVRELRNVVERIVVLESCETVLPDHLPKEILFGKGVVGAAAGKGISLPEAGLSLDDVERNLILQALGKSGGNKTQAAKLLGITYDSLRYQIKKFGLE from the coding sequence ATGAAGACGAAGGGGCGGGTATTCCTGCTGGACGACGACGACCTGATAGTCTCCATGCTGGCGAGGGCGTTGAAGGCCGATGGGTACGAAGTGCAGGCGGAAACCGACCCCCAGGGCATCCTCGACAGGATTCGTCCGTTCGCCCCGGATATCGTGATGCTGGACCTCAAGCTTCCCGGCATAAGCGGCATGGAGATACTGAAGGAGATCGTCGACCGGGGGATCGGCACCCAGGTAGTGATGCTGACGTCGGACGACAGCGCGGAAAGCGCGGTGAAGGCGATGAAGATCGGCGCGGTCGATTACCTCACCAAGCCCTTCGACATGGACGAGGTCAAGATAGTCGTCAACGCCATCATGGAGAAAGGGAACCTCAAGCAGGAAGTCGAATACCTCAGGAAGATCAGCACCGACCTGGCCTACAAGGAGATCGTGGGCGGCTCGAGCGTCATACGGAAGCTGAAGGAAAAGGCGGAGAAACTCGCCCAGGCGGGCGTCCCGTCCGTGATGATCACCGGAGAGAACGGGACTGGCAAGGAGATATTCGCGAGATTCATCCATAATACGATGCGCGGCGAAAGCGCTTCCGGGTACGCGCCTTTCGTGGGCGTCAATTGCGCGGCGATTCCGGAGTCCCTCATCGAGAGCGAGCTCTTCGGCCACGAGAAGGGATCGTTCACCGACGCCAAGACCGAGAAGAAAGGCGTCTTCGAGCTGGCCTCACAAGGTTCCATCCTTCTCGACGAAATCGGGGACATGAAGCCGAGCCTGCAGGCCAAGCTGCTTCGGGTGCTGGAAGAAAGAAAGGTGCGGCGCGTGGGTGGGAAACACGACATCGCCATCGACGCGACCGTGTTCGCCACCACGAACCGGAACCTCGAGGAATCGGTGGAGAAGGGAGAATTCCGGATCGACCTGTATTATCGCCTGAACGTCTTCGCTTTTCATGTACCTCCGCTGCGGGAGCGGCAGGACGACATCGTTCCATTGACAAGGCATTTCCTCGAATTTTTCGCGGCGAAATACAACCGTACCCCCATAAAGGACATATCACCCGCGGCCGGGAAGCTCCTTTTGTCCTACGGCTGGCCGGGCAACGTGAGGGAACTGAGGAACGTCGTCGAAAGGATCGTCGTCCTGGAAAGCTGCGAGACGGTCCTCCCCGATCACCTGCCGAAAGAGATCCTCTTCGGGAAAGGCGTAGTGGGCGCGGCGGCAGGCAAGGGAATTTCCCTCCCTGAAGCGGGGCTGTCGCTCGACGACGTCGAAAGGAACCTTATCCTCCAGGCGCTGGGGAAATCCGGCGGCAACAAGACGCAGGCCGCGAAGCTCCTCGGCATCACGTACGACTCCCTCAGGTACCAGATCAAGAAGTTCGGGTTGGAATAA
- a CDS encoding HAMP domain-containing protein: protein MKKKIIIGLGIYTLFFLLCGIYIIYIIQSATTELDRLITLHQVEILREHYLLQVKRVQTDLTLKDTRHKRTFDTVVQNVVSMGRIVDTCFDCHHNQQATERLQDLKKQTETYKDALSRVLTLRANTARILAEEDAAFQIGEDLIGKVRDVIAITSSKLAENTQRAMIRIARTKYMLYFLVGIGPLMSAFLGYIFLSGLTNPVNVLLDSTRKLKAGNLDHRVEALKDEFGELAASFNEMAASLKEQMLKMQRTEQMVIVGELAAGLAHEIKNPLAGIKVAMHVLSEETSMSAEDREVIRKVAQEVVRVESLMRNFLNFAKPAKPQLADLNVNSLVNTVLAFYMKSRPSAPDRPNAVRIEKDLQPLPETMADPMQLQQIFLNLVLNAVDAMPNGGTLSVRTSHEKETDFLRIEFADTGKGIPRENIEKIFQPFFTTKPKGTGLGLAISKQLIEQHGGEISAADNPGGGTVFRILLPVAAVAAETAT from the coding sequence ATGAAGAAGAAGATAATCATCGGCCTTGGCATCTATACGCTGTTTTTTCTCCTCTGCGGCATCTACATCATCTACATCATCCAGTCCGCGACGACTGAGCTCGACAGGCTGATAACGCTCCACCAGGTGGAAATCCTGAGGGAGCACTACCTGCTGCAGGTAAAAAGGGTCCAAACGGACCTGACCCTCAAGGACACGCGGCATAAGCGTACTTTCGACACCGTCGTCCAGAACGTCGTCAGCATGGGAAGGATCGTAGATACCTGTTTCGACTGCCATCACAACCAGCAGGCGACCGAGAGGCTCCAGGACCTGAAAAAGCAGACGGAGACCTACAAGGACGCATTGAGCCGCGTGCTGACGCTTCGCGCGAACACCGCAAGGATCCTGGCGGAGGAGGATGCGGCCTTCCAGATCGGAGAGGACCTGATCGGCAAGGTCCGGGACGTGATCGCGATCACGAGCTCGAAGCTTGCGGAGAATACGCAAAGGGCGATGATCCGCATCGCGCGGACGAAGTATATGCTGTATTTCCTCGTCGGGATCGGCCCGTTGATGTCGGCGTTCCTCGGCTACATATTCCTGTCCGGGCTGACGAACCCGGTCAACGTGCTGCTCGATTCGACGAGAAAGCTGAAAGCCGGAAACCTGGATCACCGGGTCGAGGCCCTGAAGGACGAATTCGGAGAGCTGGCTGCATCGTTCAACGAGATGGCGGCATCGCTCAAGGAACAGATGTTGAAGATGCAGCGGACCGAGCAGATGGTGATCGTCGGCGAGCTGGCGGCGGGCCTTGCCCACGAGATCAAGAACCCGCTCGCGGGCATCAAGGTGGCCATGCACGTTCTGTCCGAGGAAACGAGCATGTCTGCGGAAGACCGGGAAGTCATCCGCAAAGTCGCGCAGGAGGTCGTGCGCGTGGAATCCCTGATGAGGAACTTCCTTAACTTCGCCAAGCCGGCCAAGCCGCAGCTTGCGGATCTGAACGTAAACAGCCTCGTCAACACCGTCCTTGCCTTTTACATGAAAAGCCGCCCGTCTGCGCCGGACCGCCCGAACGCCGTCCGTATAGAGAAGGACCTTCAGCCGCTCCCGGAAACGATGGCGGATCCCATGCAGCTCCAGCAGATCTTCCTGAACCTCGTCCTGAACGCCGTGGATGCAATGCCCAACGGGGGAACGCTCTCGGTGCGCACCTCCCATGAAAAGGAAACGGATTTCCTTCGGATCGAATTCGCCGACACCGGCAAGGGGATCCCGAGGGAAAACATCGAAAAGATCTTCCAGCCGTTCTTCACGACAAAGCCCAAGGGCACTGGATTGGGACTGGCCATTTCCAAACAGCTGATCGAACAGCACGGCGGAGAAATTTCTGCCGCAGACAACCCGGGAGGCGGCACGGTGTTCCGGATCCTGCTTCCCGTCGCCGCCGTTGCTGCGGAGACGGCCACATGA
- a CDS encoding phosphate/phosphite/phosphonate ABC transporter substrate-binding protein, with translation MARHLLAACLFLFLLAGCSQENTPFKPSADKRKTILIGLIPEQNIFKQIERYEPLAVYLSSKTGTRITLKILPRYGNIIDNFKMAGLDGAFFGSFTYALAHAKIGVEVLARPVALDNTSSYHGLIFVRKDSGIASRREMKGKRFALVDKATTAGYLFPKRYFHEAGIDDWKKYLGEAYFSGTHEDAVYDVLNRKADVGAAKNTVYYRVAKADPRILKELTILAKSPDVPENGLALRKDIDKALRSSMKDALLKMHEDPEGKAVLEQFGARWFIETTNADYTPVVNYASEIHLNLATYDYIND, from the coding sequence ATGGCCCGACATCTGCTCGCCGCATGCCTCTTCCTTTTTCTTCTCGCCGGGTGCAGCCAGGAAAATACGCCTTTCAAGCCTTCCGCGGACAAGCGAAAGACCATACTGATCGGCCTTATTCCGGAACAGAACATTTTCAAGCAGATCGAGCGATACGAGCCCCTTGCCGTCTATCTCTCGTCGAAAACCGGGACGAGGATCACGCTTAAGATCCTCCCCAGGTACGGGAACATCATAGACAACTTCAAGATGGCGGGATTGGACGGCGCATTCTTCGGGAGTTTCACATATGCGCTCGCCCACGCCAAAATCGGGGTGGAAGTGCTGGCCAGGCCGGTTGCGCTCGACAACACCTCGAGCTACCACGGGTTGATCTTCGTGCGGAAGGACAGCGGCATCGCGTCCAGACGGGAGATGAAGGGAAAGCGGTTCGCCTTAGTGGACAAGGCCACGACCGCAGGCTACCTGTTCCCGAAGCGGTATTTTCACGAGGCGGGAATCGACGACTGGAAGAAATACCTTGGGGAAGCGTATTTCTCGGGGACGCACGAGGATGCCGTATACGACGTGTTGAACAGGAAAGCCGATGTCGGAGCGGCGAAAAATACGGTGTACTACCGGGTCGCGAAGGCGGACCCGCGTATCCTGAAGGAGCTGACGATTCTCGCGAAGTCTCCCGACGTCCCCGAAAACGGCCTGGCTCTCCGGAAGGATATCGATAAGGCGTTGAGAAGCAGCATGAAGGATGCGCTTCTGAAAATGCACGAAGATCCGGAGGGGAAGGCGGTCCTGGAGCAGTTCGGGGCGCGATGGTTCATCGAAACCACGAACGCGGATTACACCCCCGTCGTGAACTACGCGAGTGAAATCCATCTCAACCTGGCCACCTACGACTACATCAACGACTGA
- a CDS encoding phosphate/phosphite/phosphonate ABC transporter substrate-binding protein — translation MFRRSAFIVILGVVIAAGCSQDNPPSRSPAVNRKTVLIGLIPEQNIFKQLERYEPVAAYLSAKTGMNISLKILPRYGNIIDNFRMSGLDGAFFGSFTYALAHAKLGVEVLARPEYNDNTSTYHGMIFVRKDSGIRTIDGMKGKRFAFVDKATTAGYLFPLKYFHEKGIDWRKYLKEGYFTGTHEDAIFDVLNRKADIGASKNTVFNRVAVSDPRIKRELSILETSPDMPENSLALRKDIEDSFRTGLKDALLNMHLDARGKSVLEQFGARRFVETTNKDYESVARYAKEAGLSLATYDYIND, via the coding sequence ATGTTCCGGAGATCGGCTTTTATCGTTATCCTGGGAGTTGTTATTGCGGCAGGGTGCAGCCAGGACAATCCTCCTTCAAGATCCCCGGCGGTCAACCGGAAGACCGTCCTTATCGGGCTGATACCGGAGCAGAACATATTCAAGCAGTTGGAGAGATACGAACCCGTGGCCGCGTATCTCTCCGCGAAAACCGGGATGAATATATCTCTTAAAATTCTCCCGAGGTACGGGAACATCATCGACAATTTCAGGATGTCGGGGCTGGACGGCGCATTTTTCGGGAGTTTCACGTACGCGCTTGCCCACGCGAAGCTTGGGGTGGAAGTCCTTGCGCGTCCGGAATACAACGACAACACATCCACCTACCACGGGATGATTTTCGTAAGGAAGGACAGCGGGATCAGGACGATCGACGGCATGAAAGGGAAGCGGTTCGCTTTCGTGGACAAGGCGACGACCGCCGGTTATCTTTTCCCCCTGAAATATTTCCATGAGAAGGGAATCGATTGGAGAAAATATCTCAAGGAGGGTTATTTTACGGGAACGCACGAGGACGCGATCTTCGATGTGCTCAACAGGAAGGCCGACATAGGCGCGTCGAAGAACACGGTGTTCAACCGGGTCGCGGTATCCGACCCGCGGATAAAAAGAGAGTTGTCGATCCTGGAAACATCCCCCGACATGCCGGAAAACTCCCTGGCGCTCCGGAAGGATATCGAAGATTCCTTCCGAACCGGTTTGAAGGATGCGCTCCTGAACATGCACCTCGACGCCAGGGGAAAGTCGGTGCTGGAGCAGTTCGGTGCGCGGAGATTCGTCGAGACCACGAACAAGGATTACGAGTCCGTGGCAAGGTATGCAAAAGAAGCCGGCCTGAGCCTCGCCACCTACGACTACATAAATGACTGA